In the Lytechinus variegatus isolate NC3 chromosome 17, Lvar_3.0, whole genome shotgun sequence genome, TTCTCTTTACACTACTTGGAAGACTATAGGGCGATAGCGCCGCCCCTTGCCCAGGGCcccgtctaacaaagagttgGAATTGACCCGatcaactattttaagactcTGATGGATGTTCCTTAAATCTTTACTAATATTCTTCATTagttttttctgttatttttataataaacttttgtaaaggtgaacttcccctttacggagcgttgtggcccagtggattagtctccggactttgaaacagagggtcgtgggttcgaatcccagccatggtgtaatttctttcggcaagaaatttacccacacgGTGCTACACtgaacccaggtgaggtgacctggcaggaatttattctttgcaatgcgtgtgcgctgtaatcttagtaataacggctgccaagctacagctggggcaataatatccaagtcctttggaagcgcatagagacataattcataattgtgatatgcgctatacaagaacagtttgttaatattataattattattattattattataagaaaataatgtaagaaTGTTACTCACCTGTGCCACGCCCACGTCCCATCCTTTGATGACCTCACCTTGGCCTAATTTGAATTCAAAAGGTGAATGAATGTTTTTTCTTGAGTTATCGAATTCCGTACCATCCATAAGAGtacctgcaaaaaaaaatgagctaCCGCTTTGTGAAACCTGCATTGTACCAAAAGATTACAATTTTGATAAACAAAGAACTGTTTTATTtattgctttttttattttggtcgAAATTTTACTAATCTgcatcattgattatttttcttttcacttgAAACAACTTCTCATCTGGGTAgcatttcttttaattatgatatataaaacaattttgTAAATTCTTCGTCGGTGACAAAGACCAATTTTGGATTGGATGCGGTTTTATGGTAATTtctaaatgggggggggggcttcatcTTTTTTCAATTCATCTTTAATCGAGGTACTTTATTGTccacaaaaatatcaaaatatgaaagtttttatgtcacaaaaattaatagggcaattccataaaatgattaACCTTTTTGTCCATCCGACCTCCATTTTTGTCAAGATTTACTTCTCtttataaactgaccaagtcatggtcaaaCAAGAGCATTAAAGAAtgtaaaaagaataagaaatcagggacagaaaatttcatgaatttcccacatataggggatcggacgtacatattttatgaattttcccAGAAGCAAACATGTTAATTTTATCGTTCACAATATTATTGTCTAAATAAGAAAAAACACACACCGTATGATCTGgggtttttttaattcagaaagAAATGTGGTTTTTGCATTAgcattatcaaaattatgaaaattttaatGGAGGAATTAAACTACAAAAATCAAAACTGCTCACCTATGTAATGAACAACACACGTTTGGCCAGCCTTAGGGTATGTCCTTcctataaaacaaacaaacaaataaataaaactaaTAAACAACTGTTTGGTTGGAGAAGGCATTCTCCCAAAACGCTTCGTCAATtaatttaataaaattaatgattatttaaataaactgaaaatacTTGCAttggatagagagagaaagaggggcaaaggcgagggaaggggggggggcgagtgaGAGAGAAAGCAAGGGAAAGAGGGGTAAGAatggagagggagggagagttGGGGGTTGACTGGTGCTTGCTGCATGACGACAAAACCTCGGAACCAAcaacattattttctttctttttttaaaagttgaatacccccctccctcccccaacCCATACAGACCCAAAGTATGTCACCGTAGGCATCAGACATAACGACGTATGTGAGAGCGATCAGTGATAGGGCGAATGAATGATATCCTCACACAGAGACGTGTGTCATGTTCGATAGATGTAACAGACCACGTACTGGTGATAGCAATAACATCCTCATATACAAAGCATTAAACCATGCACGACGCCCCTTTACTCTCATCAAAATTATATGTgaataagacaattcattagtCGTATACCCTTCATAAAGGTACACATTttaataaggggggggggtggccaaaaatagaaaataagttTTCTTTAACGGTAGGATTGGTTAATCAAATATTTAGTTCTCTTGAAACTCATATGgaatcaatattaaaaaatgttaatattggAAGTAGACCAAGAAGTAGAAATagtagacgtagaagtagtagtagaaatactagcagtagtagtaaagtAGAAGAAGTAGAGGTAGAAGTAGTAGAGGAAGGAATAGTAGAGGTAGACATAGAAGTagtagacgtagaagtagtagtagtggttgtagtagaagtagataTAAGTAGAAGCataaaagtagtagtagaagaagaagtagtagttgtagtagtcgcagcaatagtagtagcagtagaagaagtagaagtagataGAAGTAGAAGTATTGGTAGAAGAAgtagtcatcatcatcgtcgtcgtagtagtagcagcagtggtattagtaatagaagtagtagtagttataaaagtagtagtagttacagtagtagtagtagtagtagtagtagtagtagtagtagtagtagtagtagtagaagtagtagtagtagtagtagtagtagtagtagtagtagtagtagtagtagtagtagtagtagtagtagtagtagtagtagtagtagtattagtagtattagtagaagtagtagtagtagtagtagtagtagtagtagtagtagtagtagtagtagtagtagtagtagtagtaatagaagtagtagtagtatggtagtagtaatagtagcattTTAGTAGCAGTAAtatggtagtggtagtagtattagtagaattagtagtagtagtagtagtagtagtagtagtatgttagtagcagtagtatggtagtagtaatagtagcattTTAGTAGCAGTATTATGGTAGTGGtagtattatcattagtagtagtagtagtagtagtagtaaataaTAGCAGTAttatggtagtagtagtagtagtagtagtagtagtagtagtggtagtagtagtatgttagtagcagtagtatggtagtagtagtagtagtagtagtagtagtagtagtagtagtagtagtagtagtagtagtagtagtagtagtagtagtagtggtagtagtagtatgttagtagcagtagtatgatggtagtagtagtagtagtagtggtagtagtagtatgttagtagcagtagtatggtagtagtagtagtagtagtagtagtagtagtagcagtagtgtagtagtagtagtagtagtagtagtagtagtagtagtagtagtagtagtagtagtagtagtagtagtgtgtagtagtagtagtagtagtagtagtagtagtagtagtagtagtagtagtagtagtagtagtagtagtagtagtagtagtagaagtacagtagaaatagaaataataggAAGAGTAATAAAATaagtagaagtagacgtagtcttaccaaagaaaaaaaagttaaggtAGATTTAGAAAATTGATGCTTACATAGAGCCGGGGATGTGATAGTAAATAGGTTCAGTTGAGTGTTGGTAAAAGAACGAGTAAGAAAGTTGCTTTGCGTTCTCTGGTGTGTAAATTATTTTTGATTAAGAaagtatcattaaaaaaattatttttttaaatagtggtTAACTTTCAAAGGGATGTGTCTATCAGAAGTCAATCtttagaaaaaatattcaaaaagttgttttaaaggaattttgatggaaaatgatatacatgtagaagaaaTGTTTTTGTGGTATAAAGTtagtttctaattttttttgcaaaaatttGTGAAACATTAATTACAGTATGATTCTTCGTTATATACAGAAATGTAATAAAGGAGGATGCTCATATTCGTTGACTTTATTTGCAATGCGAATGTAAAATTACACCAGTAAATGTTGGCGCGCAGATGGAGTAAATAAACATGTAAATAATATGCGCACTATCTCCCAAAGGTTATGCATCAATAAACACTTTCGGGTTATTTGGGGTTTATCTGTGTATATCGGTATAGGCCTACTAGGCCTACACATGAAAAAGCCCCTTGTTTTATTCTTATATGGGAGGAAGGGGCCTCTCTCTTGACATACCAATCAAGCCCTACGTGGTGTCAGATGTTACACCAACAAGGCGGGCGCAAATCCAACATTCAATCCCGCCAAACAATTCTTGCAGACGACAAGCATGCCAGTGATCGTGTTATCGTCTCCCGATACCAGCGATCGcccaataaaatatatatcgcTGGATACATTCGATGAAATAAACGTGCATGGAAATATAACGAATGAAAATAGGTTAGATATTTGTAGATCTTACCGTCTCCCGCCCTTTGGATTTTCTTTTCCAATGTCATGACGGCGCTGATAGAGATCCCTGGCGCTATGCCGGTAAGTCCTCACGCAGAAAACTCTTCTCTGGATCCGAGTCCAGGAGGGGTTCGCTGTTACTCGGCCTCGGCCTCGGGTCACTCGCAAACCggagacacacacacacttgcCAGCAAGGCTATGATGATTCCAGTCAGTTCCGAGATGCGTGGCCTTTGCCCAAGACGCGCGGAGGAGGTGTTGGAGAATCACCCTGCATCTCGCTCGTGAATCTAGTAACCCACACTGTTCCTTCATATCGTCAAAGCGACATGCTGGGTTAAAAATAATCCAACTGAGCGACTTGACGCGAGGCGGGTTTAGTTTGTTGAAACTATGCAGGCTATGCAAGTTGGGGGTCTTTCCGCGAGTGACTGTTTTCATTTGGACACAGATACAACACGAAGAAAGAGCATCGATCTTGGAGTCAAATGGCCATGCCATCCTTGTCTCTCGGTAGAGCTTGGCTCGCGCTAAATGGAGGTTAGCAATGTACATCCTCGGGATGGATGCAGCTGGGGCGAATCCAGGAAGAATTCTGTggttcgaggggggggggggggcatcattcGGAAAGAAACACGTCCCAAAGTGCCCTTtcaattataattttaaaaaaaatggaaacacTGTTTGAAATAGGTGTAATATAGTTGATTGCCGGTTGTGTTATTAGAAAATCAGTGATTACCCGATTTCGGAGATCATGGAGATAGTTGACAGGGGCCAGCTTCCTGCAGGCTTTTGAATCTCCCTCTCCCCCGCGCTAAAACGCATGCATTACATATGTCACCCCACATATTCCAAccatctgacccccccccccgccccccttCTTTAACATGAACAGGTGCTTATCGATAAAATTGAGTAAAGAATGCTCGGCAAGCATCTTTggccctcctctctctcttctaaCATGAACCTAGATACGCCTTAAAGTGTCAGGTTTTCAGGAGCGGGGGTATAGCATTGCAATAGATGTCAGGAGGGATGTTTCCAACTAACGAAGGGGGAGACAAGAGGGAAAAGTCTTTGGCCTAGTTTCAAGGAAGTCTTGGGAACAATCTGGATCAAGAAAGGGAGGGGCAGAGCAAATTAATGCTGTCTGACAGAATTCTGATggctttttcaaaatatttttttcccacaTTTTTGTTGACGTGAAATTGCTCCCGAAAGGGAAGTGACCTTTGACCGACATATATTTTAGTTCACTGTCggtttttgatatatttattttttagtgaAACAAATCAAACCAAGTTATTATTGTTAGTTGTGAAATACTCTATTCCAAACTTGTCGTGCCAATGCCCAAAAGCTATATAGACCTACTTTCCAAACCGTATTCTTCTGAAAGCAATCGTTTGACCAGCAgtatatgaagagctcacttgcaaaaggggttaggtccatttttcatcaaatttgactttaaatttatgtcttaatgtaaagacttttagtagctctataagatgataccaaagaaaagtttaaattcctattaaaaagtgaactaataatttcaaagaaaaatcactttttttcaaaaggggttataggtccacaatgatgatgttttaaaaatatatagaaaaaaattgaagacaggtagatttcttttatacccaattttatgttcacatgatagggtaatACATCATGACagtttagtttctcataagaatataagtaagaataaaaaacatggcttttctcggaatggtccaaagtggacctaatcccttttgcaactaaactcttcgtATATTAGATGTAATGTTATCAAGATTATAAATAGCACCAATACAGTCAtgtgtataattatttttgttcgtttgtttttgtttataagACACAATGTATCAATTATAATTACTGGGGCGCCCTTGAACATGCCATCCGAAAGACATGGCAAAGGGCTGGAATCGCTGACGTCTTAAAGTTTGTATAAATTACTCAGAtattataatggtatatttatgattttatgatatttctttcaaagaGTCTAAAAAGATGCACTTCGAAACATTCAATTCAGCAAGAAGCAAGAAAAGGATATAGGCCTATGGTATGAAAGTCAACGTTCATACGAAATTAAATCCTTCGAACATGTCGAAGGGGCTACATTTGAGCGGACGATAATAGGACGCCAACGATCGGGAAAAGTATATACTTCAGTGATAGATACTAGAGGCCTTATGAtatagttatatatatatatatgttttcgTTTTTACTGAACAATGTTACAAAAATTAGATACAAATAACAACCCCTCGCCACTTTATTTCAgtaaaaatggg is a window encoding:
- the LOC121431442 gene encoding peptidyl-prolyl cis-trans isomerase FKBP1A-like; protein product: MTLEKKIQRAGDGRTYPKAGQTCVVHYIGTLMDGTEFDNSRKNIHSPFEFKLGQGEVIKGWDVGVAQMSVGERSILKCSPDFGYGANGYPGCIPPNSTLLFDIELIAIRD